The nucleotide sequence ACATCATATTTCACATATTCAACCAATTTTAGCTCAATTATTCATTCTACGCAATATCATCCACCAATATTCTATCTATCATACAATTACACTTGAAAATTTACTCAACTAATCAAATACTTACTAATCATCATACTATTACAAGTGGGTTTTTCCCAAAGTCTTTAGTAAATCATTTTCAAGTACAATACACCTTCTAAATGTTGATTCTAACTCACATGCAACTTAATTTCATACTGAATCACGAATTggtgaaaaccctagttcatcaacaTACATGAAAATATGAGATTTCATCTTACCTTATGCTCAAAACACTGGGATTAATGAGTATTTAGACACTAGCATTCGATTTGTAACATGAATCCTCCATAATCGTACTGATTTTGTGGTTAATTGATCAAGCTAGGGTTTTCCCCCTTCCTCCCTTCTCTGGTCGCGACCAACACAACCCAGAACATTATGGGTTTTAATTTTACTAATTGATTTTTATAAAGTTTTACATTCTCTACCCTCCATGTTGGTTTATTTTTCATTTATACCCCTTCACATTTTAATAAACTTCCTTTAGGTTATTTACAATAATCATAAACTTTTAAATATTAAAGTATCTAACCTTATAAATTATGggatgttacaaatctacccaccttaaaggaggtttcgtccccgaaaccttaataCGTACCAAAAAGAGACGGGTAGTGCTTTCGCATTTCATCTTCAGATTCCCAGGTTAGATCCGATCCTTTCCGATGCTGCCATTGCACTAAAACTTGTCGAATGGCCTTGTTTCGTAGATGCTTTATTTTGGAATCTTTGATAGCTACCGGCTTTTCAATATAATTCATTTTATCATCCAATTCAATGTCATCAAGTGACACATGCGCTGTATCATCCGCGAGGCATCTTCTTAGTTGAGACACGTGAAACGTGTTATGGATTCCATCCAGAGCTAGAGGTAATTCTAGCCGGTATGCCACCTTACCAACACGGGTCACTATTCTGAACGGTCCGATGTACCGAGGACCCAATTTTCCCCGTTTGCGGAACCGTATTATGCCCTTCCACGGCGAGACCTTTAAAAACACACGATCACCTTCTTGAAATTCGATAGGGCGCCTTCTTTTATCTGCATAGGATTTTTGCCTGTCTTGCGCCGCCTTCAAACGAGCCCGGACTTGATCAATCTTTTCATTCGTTATTGCCACAACATCTTTAGGCGCGAGTTCCCGTTGCCCGATTTCTCCCCAACATACAGgtgttctacactttctaccgtacaaCATTTCATATGGCGCCATTCTGATACTACtttgataactgttgttgtacgcgAACTCCACCAacggtaaatggttatcccaattaccccCAAGAAGCCCTCAACATATCAAGCAACGTTTGTATAGTTCTTTccgactgtccatccgtctgcgGATGGTATGTGGTACTTAGTCGCAAGTTTGTGCCCACATCTTCGTGAAATTTTCGCCAAAAACGAGACGTGAATCTTGTGTCACGATCCGACACAATAGACACGGGTACTCCGTGACGAGCAATTATTTCATTCATATAAATTTCTGCCAATTTTTCGGATGAAATAGATTCTCGTATGGGTAAAAAGTGAGCACTCTTTGTAagtcgatcgactataacccaaatagcgTCGTGACCTCATTTCGTTCTGGGAAGCTTTGTAACAAGATCCATGGTTATGtcttcccacttccaaaccggtatctctaaAGATTGCAATTTACCATATGGTTTTTGGTGCTCCGCCTTCACTTGGGAACATGTCAAGCACTTAGCCACGTACTTAACAATGTCGcgtttcattccaggccaccaataccctttctttaaatcttgatacatttttgtAGCTCCAGGGTGTACCGTATAACGAGATTTGTGAGCCTCTTCTAGCAATAATGATTTCACCTCGGATAACCAAGGTACCCAGATTCGGTCATACCTGGTCATGATGCCATCGGCATTCATTTTTAATTCCCCAATTAGGCCTTtcattctttccttcttcagatCACTATTTAAGGATTTTATTTGGGCCTCTTTGATCAAATCCAAAAGTTTAGGGGTGACAGTCAATTTCATTGACTTAACTTGTATGGGTGATGGGTATTCCTTCCGGCTTAACGCGTCTGCTACAACATTGGCCTTCCCCAGATGATAaaggatttcacaatcataatccttaATTAATTCTAACCACCTTCGTTGTCTCATATTCAAGTCTTTTTGTTCGAAGAAATACttgagacttttgtgatccgagTATATGGTACATTTAGTtccgtacaaataatgtcgccacaGTTTCAACGCGAATACTACTGCAGCCAACTCTAAATCGTGTGTTGGGTAGTTACTTTCATGTGGTTTAAGCTGCCTTGAAGCATATGCTATCACTTTACCCCGTTGCATTAAAACAGCCCCCAAGCCCTGATGTGAAGCATCAGTGTATACTACCAAGTCTTCTGAACCCTCGGGTAAGGTTAGAATTGGGGCGTCAGACAGCTTACTCTTCAAAGTTTGGAATGCCTTTTCTTGCTCAACTCCCCACACAAATTTCTCATTCTTCTTGGTTAGTTTGGTCAAAGGTAACgatattttggaaaaatcctgtATAAACCTTCggtaatacccagccaaacccaGAAAACTTCTCACTTCACTCGGGTTCTTAGGAGGAACCCAGTTCACAACAGCCTCTACTTTAGTTGGGTCTACCAATACACCATCTTTATTAATGACATGgccaagaaattgcacctctctaAGCCAGAAggcacatttggaaaacttggcatATAACTTCTCTTTCCGAAGAATCTCTAACACTTCACGCAAATGATTTGCATGTTCGGCTCTATTACGAGAGTACACAAGGATATCATCTATAAACACTATAACAGACTTGTCTAACATGGGCCGACATActctgttcatcagatccatgaaagcGGCCGGGGCGTtagtcagcccgaatggcattactaaaaactcgtaatgcccatatcggGTCCTGAACGCAGTTTTCGCAACATCTTCTTCTCGTacccgaagttgatgataccctgaacgcaaatcgatctttgaaaaccaacttgctccttgtagttggtcaaaaaGATCATCTATTCGAGGTAAAGGGTATTTATTCTTCACAGTCAACTTGTTCAAATctcgataatctatacacatgcgCATCgtgccgtctttctttttcacaaagagtactggggctccccaaggcgacacactcGGGCGTACGAAACCCTTATCGAGTAATTCATGTATCTGTGTCATTAGCTCTCGCATCTCAGTGGGAGCTAATCTATAAGGAGCTTTAGCCACTGGCTTGGCACCCGGGTTTAATTCGATTCGGAATTCCACCTCTCGCTCAGGTGGCAATCCCGGTAATTCATCCGGAAACACATCCGCATATTCATTCACTACTTCTACTTCTCCAATTTCAGGCACCTTCTGTCTTGTATCCACTACATAAGCCAAGTAAACCTTACCCTCATTCCTTGCGTGCTTCACCGCCTCGACAATCGTGCACAGTTTTGTCTCTAACTTTCTTTCCCCACAAATGCTTATTCGAGCCCTACTAGGTGAGAATACATGAATGACTTTCGCCTCGCATCGAATTTCCGCGTGATaacgagataaccaatccatccctactaccacttTGAATTCCCCCAAAGTCATAGGAATGAGATCTATTTCAAATTCTTCGTTTTCTATGGTTATCTTACAATTCTTACAAATTTCACATAACAAATAACTTTTACTATCCGCTACTTCTACTTCTAAGGGTACAGGCATTCGTTCCTTTCTAAAAGAGGGGTAACACATAAGTTCGTCTGACACGAAAGATTTGCTAGCACCAGAATCGAATAACACATTCACGGGTATTTGGTTGATTAAGAAAATACCTGACACGACATTCGGTGAGGCCTTGGCTTCCTCGGTAGTAATCTGAAACATTCTTCCCCGAGCCTTCTGattttcattcttcttttcatcttTCTGCCCTTGTTGTTTAAGCTTTGGACACTCAGCTTTTACATGACCGAGAGTGAAGCAATTGAAACACGTCCTCACGGGACTAGGGCACTTAAAGTAAGGATGTCCCTCCTGACCACAGTTGTAACACCCCTTCTTTCCCATTAAACATTCTCCAGTGTGAAGCTTTCCACAAGTTTTGCATGGGGGAATACTACCTTTAGATCCTCCTTTAGTTCTAGTGTCGTGCTGCTTAGGCTTCTTAGATGGATTCGTAGTTGACGGCTTTTCAGCAACTCTTTTCTCTCCTCTTTCCACTTGTCGCTTCAGTTCTATCTCCCTATCCCGGGCTAAATTGATAAGTTCACTTAGAGTTTCACACTTCGAAGGGGTAATGAACTCCCTATATTCGGCCTTCAACATTCCATAATACCGGTTTATCTTCATCCTTTCTGACTTGACGAAATCATCACAGAACTTTAACTTATCGAAGAATATGTTGGTAATTTCATCAATGGACTCATTCTGTTGGCGAAGATGCAAGAACTCATCTTGTATTCTATCAATTGCCGATTGCGGGCAATGATATTTTAAGAACAACTCTTTGAATTCCTGCCATGTTAAAGTTTGGAGTCTCACTTCCCCTATCTCTTTACTTTGGgtatcccaccaatctttggcTTGTTGCTGAAGTTGACCCGTAGCAAACATTACTTGATCTTCTTTCTCACATCGACTACGTACAAATACGGCTTCAATGTTTGCTATCCATCTTTGACACTTTACCGGATCCACCTCCCCATTATATGAAAAGGGATTACATGCCATAAAATCCTTATATGTACACCTTCGTTCCTTACTTTTTATCCTGGACCCTTCAAGCATTTCTTTTAACTCCTCAATCTTGCTAGTCATCATCTCATCAACAACCCCCAAGACTCGGCTCTCGACTTCTTGAGCTAACTTGGGAAGGTTGGCATTCATCACTTTTTATGCCGCCTCTATCATCTTATTATTGAATGCCTCTTAACGGGCTATTTCAGCATCATCTACATTACTTGTATCCGTCATCTACATAAAACATTCATtctatatatattaaaattcCCTTTTTATACATCCCTCTAACACATACATACTCATTCTATCATATACTTCATTCTATTTATAATTCATACTTTAAACATTATCATCTTCGATGATAATGTTGAGTTGTTAAACCATTTTTACATCAAGTCATACTTTCTTTCTCATTAAACAGTTTCTTTCAACCTTCTTGATACAAAAGGACCTTAACAAAGGATTACGGGGCCTTGGGAACTAATTAAATCAAACCCCGTTAACAAACCAACAACATAAAAATTTTTTTTGCAATTTGGTagtcaccgtaagctacggtgaccaccgtagcttacggtgctgaATTATGCTTTACGGTCCTTCGCTCCTGTCTTACGGCAGCACTATTTTTGCCCAGtacctaccgtaacttacggtggccaccgtaagctacggtagtgcCCAGCGAAATTCACCCCAAACTTCATATTTTTGACCATTCCGAACCGTTTTCGTGCACGGTTTCAATTCTACTAACCCCTAAATATTCCAATGCACCATTTATTACTATTGCTATATTCAAAACTCATTCTAACACTTATAACTTGTAACATTAATTACTATAAAGCTTTCTTAAAAGTTCTTACCTCTATTTGCGTCTCGGAGCGAACACACCCATTCTTGtgagctttcggtttgagttcgGGCACTACATTGTgttcgaatccctcaaacctaggctctgataccaacttgaaacacCCTCTAATTTCATACTTGAAAGTTACAAAAACGACACATAATTTAATcaccaaaatttaaaatttgggcatgacccgttcgcaATTTGAACAATCTCCCTGTTTATAATATATCAAAATACTCAAATAATGACACCTTCAGAAAAACATACGAAAGACCATAACATTTAAACTACCGTTTCAAACATCAAGTTTAAGTTACTTAAGTATTCACAAACATCTAGTTAAGACGTAAAACTTCAACACTACTAATCTTTAACAAAAGCCTTTAACTAATAAGGTTACTACAAAAGTTGCGGAAGCGCATCACGTGTGATCAAGGTGTGTTCGTATCCGAGCGACGCAATGACAATCATACGGGTGCTTTACCTACAATCATTCAACAAAATATATTAGTGTAGTACACATAACGTTTTCATCCTATCACAATACATATTCTCGGATTTATAAGATATATTACCAATTGATCTTATTTCATACCAATTCATTCTAGTCACATAAACACAACTATTTCTTATTTGCTTCCAATAACCCGTTTAGTACGGATCAAGGAGAAAACTTCCATTAAATTCCTTCTCATCCGAACCCGAACCGACCCAATCACTATGGACCGATACGGATTTCTACTTTCACATTCTCATTTGAGATATCTACCTTAATTGAATATCAAAAGAAACAATATCAATAAACTCACAACTAAACATGTAAGTAATGAACTTACCTCGATCTTGTGCCTTTGTTTGTGATCCGGAACTAGCTCCTTCTTCTTTCGATCCTACACGAATTCGTTCTTATTTAGATCATAGTCCTTACATTCATAACCATACGTTCAAGTATCAATGCTACTTATATAACAATTAACAATGCATAAACTTTCAACATACAAAACTATTCACTCACAATTTGTTCAAGGCTACTTATATTAtcattgaggcatttcatcaaacacctaatgtgcgTACAACTTCTCAAGCCTTATGTACACATAGTTTATGCATAAATCCCCTAGAATACATCATATTTCACATATTCAACCAATTTTAGCTCAATTATTCATTCTACGCAATATCATCCACCAATATTCTATCTATCATACAATTACACTTGAAAATTTACTCAACTAATCAAATACTTACTAATCATCATACTATTACAAGTGGGTTTTTCCCAAAGTCTTTAGTAAATCATTTTCAAGTACAATACACCTTCTAAATGTTGATTCTAACTCACATGCAACTTAATTTCATACTGAATCACGAATTggtgaaaaccctagttcatcaacaTACATGAAAATATGAGATTTCATCTTACCTTATGCTCAAAACACTGGGATTAATGAGTATTTAGACACTAGCATTCGATTTGTAACATGAATCCTCCATAATCGTACTGATTTTGTGGTTAATTGATCAAGCTAGGGTTTTCCCCCTTCCTCCCTTCTCTGGTCGCGACCAACACAACCCAGAACATTATGGGTTTTAATTTTACTAATTGATTTTTATAAAGTTTTACATTCTCTACCCTCCATGTTGGTTTATTTTTCATTTATACCCTTTCACATTTTAATAAACTTCCTTTAGGTTATTTACAATAATCATAAACTTTTAAATATTAAAGTATCTAACCTTATAAATTATGGGATGTTACAACTCGAGCCAGTCGATTATCCCTTGTCCggattttgcaacgagatggttttCCCACTCGGTCAAatcagtttccccgtcacgctttctgacgggaaacattcaagaacaacaaatgtgaattTCATGGTGATGCCAGTGAAATCAAGGCATGATGTGCTAATTGGGAGGGAGACCCAGGGCGAGCTGAACATGGTAACTTCAACGCCCCACTCTGCGATAGGGTTCCCAACCAAAACGGGAGTAGCAATCATCTATGCCAAGAAGGAAGTGATGTCAACTGAAGAAGTGCGCCCAGCGAAAGCGGCGAAGGTTTCCACGACCGAGCCcgaaaaatgagttttaaacctcaaatacccagagcaaacagtgaaaattggccacgccatttcgtcagacatccGAACGCGTTTAAAGCAACTGTTGTTCCGAAAtatggatatatttgcctggaccccggcagacatgaacggtgtcccgcgcaacataACCGAACATTGCTTAAACACTTACCCCTCTGTTGAACCAAAGGTCTAAAGAAGGCGCAGCTTAGGAGCAGACAAAACGAAAGCAATGAATGAGCAAGTATGCGAGTTGCTCAAGGCTGGGATCTTGCGGGAGGTACGATATCAGAGTTGGGTTGCGAACCCAGTGATGGTTGAAAAGTCAAATGGCGGATGGCGAATGTGCGTAGACTATaccgatctcaacaaggcatgcccaaaagattgctattccttgcctgagatcgataaaaaGATAGACTCTCTTGCGCCATATAGATGGAAGTGCTTTTTGGATTGTTACAAGGGTTATCATCAAGTTCAGATGAAACtcgaagatgaagacaagacagcctttagaactgatcttggaatcttttgctacacaaagatgcctttcGGCCTGAAAAATGCTGGCGCAACATAccaacgcttgatggacaagaccttcgcaggggacatcggaaagcatattgaggtttacatcgatgatctagtggttaaaagtcccgaagaggaccaaatgttgaaagacATCGAAAAAACGTTCAATTCATTGCGCAGTGTCaatatgaagctaaatccagccaagtgctcttttggcatggaagaagggaagtttctaggcttcattgtcacaaacggcggttttAAAGTGAATCCAGAGAAAGTACAGGCCATAGAGCGAATGCCCTCACCGCGAACCATCAAAGAGATGCAACGATTGGCCGGCCGACTGGCCGCGCTtaatcgttttctctccaatcacACCGCGAAGTCGTACCCCTTTATTAGCACGTTGCGCAACTGCGTGAAGAAACAAGAGTTCAAGTGGACCCCCGAGGCGGAGGCGGCTTTTCAGCAAATGAAAGAGTGCCTGATTGAACTCCCTACCCTAACTGCACCGTTCGAAGAAGAACCACTCGTACTGTACTTATCTTCTTcagataaggcagtagggtcagtattATTGGTGGAGAGAAACGGAGTTCAAACTCCAATTTATtacgtcagcagggtactcactgacccagaaacaagatattccacgaTGGAAAAATTGGTTCTCGCGCTGCTACACACCTCCCGAAGGCTGCGCAGATATTTTACAGGCCATGTGATAACCGTGCTTACCAACTTCCACATCGGCACAATATTGCAAAAGCCAGAGACATCAGGCCggttagcaaaatgggccattgagctggggggccataacatcttgtacaggccgcgcccagccattaaGGGCCAGGTCCTCGCCGACTTCATCACTGAAGTGCCGGCCGATAAAATCAAAGAATGTGAGCTGGTAGAGACTCCTGAAAAAGACGTGACCGATGagacttggatgctttacacTGATGGGACCTCAAACGAAGACGACGCGGGAGCAGGATTGCGCCTAGTGAGCCCTGAGAATCATGAATTTACTTACGCCATCAAGTTGGACTTTAAAAACACCAACAATGAGGCAGAGTACGAagcatttctggcaggcttacgcctcgccatcaaaatgggagcCAAAAGTTTACGAGCACACGTTGactcactcctgatagccagcCAAGTCAATGGTATATACGATGCAAAGGGTGAAGTCATGGCCCTGTATCTAGAACAGGCAAAAGAattgtgtaacaactctcactaaaaaaatatatatttaatatgataattatccaataaggaaaccctaattaagacacccaagtaatactgcacaaaccctgaaagtttcagagcaatcggaatcagaatcagggcccctaaaactcaaggggggcaaaaccTAGTTGACAATTATCCTTATAAATCATTATAAAAATCGAATTTAATAAAACTGTTGACTCATCAGGGCTAGTCCCGTGGGGGGCAAGCCAAAGAattataggtgtcccttacggaccgtaagggctcaggcttacggtccgtaagcaggagcaaattcgtgtataaatagcaggcttcGGGACTTGCTTCTGGGCACAATAACGACGCTCAAATTCCAAATTGACATTGAGTTATACTTCTTCTACTACCCAAacacacacacctcgaaacgctgccgcaatcagggtattaactcgatcgctgttcaattcttttctttccgtcagcttttatttttgtaaataatagctcgggattttaccctctaaatccctaaactctgcccgttattagggtaataactctaataactggtacgatactttatccgatcgattataactatccaacgattgtctgagtgctgctcaaattgagttatactttgttattcatcgtgatttcgacttgaatgtttgagtgctgtccgaactcgggctatactctgtcattcgttgtgaatccgctgaattgttaagtattgcacttgtaaatcattgtgagggttttatctcgtgattgtcgttaaagttgaattgagttagtacactaatacgagttccattgtgtctagaaattagaactcgtaatcgGAAAACTGCTAGAGTACTTAGTAGCTAAGTgaacttaatagttaaataaacttagcagctaGGTTAACTGAGTAGGTtaattaatctattaattaagttCAGTATTAATTAAGTgggattaattaagctaaaccAGATCAATTAAGCTAAGTacgattaattaagttaagcaagattaattaagctaagtaagatctactaatcacctaaatagaaatatatatatataaatataaatagataatatcaaaggaaggtgctaggaaggtgtaagaAGATAGGTATCtgtggataagaagcttcctagaaaatgcataagtaacttcctagaaaagctatagggaaacttcctagaaatttcctatttcctacctataaataggaagcttaggaattcattttcctttgctcatttctcttcttctttactctatacgttggtgttataaccaataatcaccaaagcgaagTTCTGTCCGATTGATTCAGGAACCAAcgaacgaatgccaaagtgttgtactttgtgaatttcggtaaacggaatccaaagtactatacctTGTGATTTCGATAAACGGATTCCAAAGTGTTACATTTTGTGAATtttgttaaggttcgaatctcgtgactaccgttaggtttgatttgggttttacacaaatacgtattccattctgttaaaactatatgtttaactaccgaaaatacttcccactacacactcacaatcaaacaaactaataaatcatcagaagatccagaataataaagtgcatgcttaattattggaagaagtagaatcaagaagcttgttaactcaatcttgcatatttataaagtgagtcattctctttttatcaactgttttacaatactccaaatttattttcaaaaagttataattacagggactaagtcgtggatatcttgatttattggttagtggggtattgtgcacattactatttctcccagttaggttcattgacctactagggaggaacgtcactattagagttcattgacctaatagtggtatgaccatcgtcaccattgtgacttgtcaccattgtgacagaaagccagataaagaaaagataggaaccattgtaatcgctcttatgctgtaatttataactaagggtcatttcATAAAActtgaatgaactcactcagtatttctcgctgacaaaacctttttaaaacgcgtttcaggtaattacagtagattggagtaaggattggatccggcactaaaagacttcaagaaatggcttattttattaattaaatcaacttaagaaagattgtttttgggtttatcccgtattaaaagctacctttgtaaaacatggaatttattccatctatttaaataaaatccggtgtttctaaactctgatattttccctaactcacggtcctgatgaaatttccgctgcaatgtttttcaaaataatcaccggtaccactggactgctcccggcaccgattccggccagatggggtcggggtcgtgacagtaaaggtggtatcagagccactgctttaagcctataagtgttgcgataataatacttaagcttaaataaaaagagttaggagattactattaaatggtagc is from Helianthus annuus cultivar XRQ/B chromosome 9, HanXRQr2.0-SUNRISE, whole genome shotgun sequence and encodes:
- the LOC118481804 gene encoding uncharacterized protein LOC118481804 produces the protein MNANLPKLAQEVESRVLGVVDEMMTSKIEELKEMLEGSRIKSKERRCTYKDFMACNPFSYNGEVDPVKCQRWIANIEAVFVRSRCEKEDQVMFATGQLQQQAKDWWDTQSKEIGEVRLQTLTWQEFKELFLKYHCPQSAIDRIQDEFLHLRQQNESIDEITNIFFDKLKFCDDFVKSERMKINRYYGMLKAEYREFITPSKCETLSELINLARDREIELKRQVERGEKRVAEKPSTTNPSKKPKQHDTRTKGGSKGGTSLL